In Daphnia magna isolate NIES unplaced genomic scaffold, ASM2063170v1.1 Dm_contigs230, whole genome shotgun sequence, the genomic window AGAATAGCCATTTTGATCCacaatgagttttacttttgttgCTATACATCTTATGACTGTTTGAGAATTTTTCTGGAAGCTTTTCTTCATACTGGAAGGGATCTTCATTGGAGCTTGAAATATTGGGTTCTCGTAAAATTAGTTCTCCACTATTTACTACACGAACATCGGCAGAAGTTGCAAAGGGAGATTTATCCTCTGAAATGTTTGTGGGATCTTTAGTAGTTTTTGGTTCACTTGCAATGGCttcttcaaatattatttccaCTTCTGCCTCactacttccatttcttccacagTCTACTGAATTCTGTAGATGATCAGGCAcgaaaatatcaaattcttttagaatACTTAAAATTCTGTCTTTGCTTTTGACTGAACACAGCAGCTTCCCAGAATAGATGTACTCAAGAACACAAAACAGTTCTTCAAAGCTCAGATCAATTGAGATGCAGACATCTAGGTCTAACTCACAATCAGGTAACAGGATGGAAAAGAACCGGCTGGCAGCAGCAAGAACACCtgtgtaaaatattttatgaaatcatttcaagaaatacagcattttctaaaattttgaacTTCATCCAATCATACTTCTGTTAGCACGGAGCTTGTTTTGTAAGCTGTGTTGTTCATTATTGTCATCTGGAGACTGGCAAAAAATGTAACATcctgaaacataaaaaaattcagagaatcaacgagacagactaaagaggaaattggcaaaataaggtggtgtatataatacacacagcacacaaagcttgcaaaatctcattgtttaaaaataatggaaaatctaATTGTTGAGAAACAGCCATAATCATGTCTTACAGTGAATTGTTCTttttccatccatccatcaacaagaaatgatgCAGACATACTCCTGGTTAATTCCTACAATCTTAACTGGACCTTCACtactcattgtttttttccttttagatgCCATTCCCATCCCGCAAAAGTGGCCTTtgtgaaaacgaagaacacgctaataaaaaaaatctttatgttcaaatatagcgtttttttttcacaacccAAACAGTTTCCACTAGCCACTACTAGAAGAGGTGAGGGGATAAGGATAACGAATTAACGATAGACGATAGCAACACTACAGTTAATCTATTGGGGACCCGGTATTTCATGTATTTGGAACATGGGGTGGTATCTTGTGGAAATCACCATGGAAGTTGCCAACGGCAAAGCGTGTCGCGGAACGTTTtcaatccgaaaacatcattatAACAAAGCCTTGCAGTTACCGTGTAAATTCTAATTTACgaataattttcgaaaaaagtaGCAATGTCATAAATGAACATTACGAGAAATTCAATAACGCATACGATCAATTCATaagtaaatcaaaaatttgggaattcgataaaaaaaacggaaaatgttatcgacgtggtccggctagcgacgtgcacgggacctatttagttcgtataatgtaatgcaaaaattttttatgcactagaaaaattgattgatgtgtacaaacaatacgtgtatacagctcataaattaaaacttacccgtaaaatagaaaagtaataaaaaaaaataaaaactgcggaattgttgtaaaacttgcagcatgatgttttcggatctggaatcaaggtatttaaaggttctgtgtacgattattggatgtgtggggtggatgtgtaagggatacatgttataagatagccgctgtatctcgggcatagcatacccatatcggtcgccgaatcgaatcgatacacaacgtatctgccccacacagtcaacactgtcgttgacacttttgaaaggtacgactaaattatttttttattaagtagatatggagaaactaactaattgaactaaatgttaaattagttttgcacttagaggcattttagctttcttggctggtgctggattttgcttggatgaatcgcatttagaactctgaaaaaaataaaaataaataccatcggaagcaaaagaacacaacagattaagttttggtattacatcttgtttatgtttcctattttgctcggcgactggcctctccggagtaatggatgcaaatacaaaattggaaccgac contains:
- the LOC123467771 gene encoding uncharacterized protein LOC123467771; this encodes MSSEGCYIFCQSPDDNNEQHSLQNKLRANRSVLAAASRFFSILLPDCELDLDVCISIDLSFEELFCVLEYIYSGKLLCSVKSKDRILSILKEFDIFVPDHLQNSVDCGRNGSSEAEVEIIFEEAIASEPKTTKDPTNISEDKSPFATSADVRVVNSGELILREPNISSSNEDPFQYEEKLPEKFSNSHKMYSNKSKTHCGSKWLF